One Engystomops pustulosus chromosome 11, aEngPut4.maternal, whole genome shotgun sequence DNA window includes the following coding sequences:
- the GPR26 gene encoding G-protein coupled receptor 26 isoform X1, with translation MELWGVLGCSLMVLVLVAAALSNGLVLICFLGSADIRGQVPGLFTLNLTLCNLLLTAINMPLTLVGAARGQPPGGDGLCRAVGFLETFLSSNCMLSMAALSIDRWVAVVFPLSYQSKMRHQDAAAILLYSWLHSLCFPAAALSLSWLGYQPSYASCTLRSSPGQDSSFLAFMVLYHLLSFFLSFLVMCVTYLQVLKVARSHCRRIDVITMQTLVLLVDLHPSVRQRCLEEQKRRRQRATKKIITFIGTFLLCFTPYVVIRLVEISSSTTISSQWGIISRCLAYSKALTDPFVYCLTRNQYKNCCREMVNKLLKRSSGNTVQRANSYVGNMLPTASN, from the exons ATGGAGCTCTGGGGGGTCCTGGGCTGCTCCCTGATGGTGCTGGTGCTGGTGGCTGCGGCGCTGTCCAATGGGCTGGTGCTGATCTGCTTCCTGGGCTCCGCTGACATCCGCGGGCAGGTGCCCGGACTCTTCACCCTCAACCTGACCCTGTGCAACCTGCTGCTCACCGCCATCAACATGCCCCTGACCCTGGTGGGGGCGGCGCGGGGGCAGCCGCCCGGGGGTGACGGGCTGTGCCGGGCGGTGGGCTTCCTGGAAACTTTCCTGAGCAGTAACTGCATGCTGAGCATGGCCGCCCTGAGCATAGACCGCTGGGTGGCCGTGGTCTTCCCTCTCAGCTACCAGTCCAAGATGAGGCACCAGGACGCGGCCGCCATCCTGCTCTACTCCTGGCTGCACTCCCTGTGCTTCCCCGCCGCCGCCCTCAGCCTGTCCTGGCTGGGCTACCAGCCCTCCTACGCCTCGTGCACCCTCCGGAGCAGCCCCGGGCAGGACAGCTCCTTCCTGGCCTTCATGGTCCTCTACCACCTCCTCAGCTTCTTCCTGTCCTTCCTGGTCATGTGTGTCACCTACCTGCAGGTGCTCAAGGTGGCCCGATCCCATTGTAGAAGGATCGATGTCATCACCATGCAAACCCTGGTCCTGCTGGTGGATCTGCACCCCAG TGTGAGACAAAGATGCctggaggagcagaagaggaggaggcaaaGAGCCACCAAAAAAATCATCACATTTATTGGGACGTTTCTGCTTTGTTTCACGCCCTATGTAGTCATTAG GCTGGTTGAGATCTCCTCTTCCACCACCATCAGTTCTCAGTGGGGTATCATCAGCCGGTGTTTGGCCTACAGCAAAGCTCTGACAGACCCATTTGTCTACTGTCTGACCCGGAACCAATATAAAAACTGCTGCCGGGAAATGGTCAACAAACTCCTGAAACGTAGCTCCGGCAACACGGTACAAAGAGCCAACTCTTACGTAGGAAACATGCTGCCAACAGCCTCTAATTGA
- the GPR26 gene encoding G-protein coupled receptor 26 isoform X2, with product MELWGVLGCSLMVLVLVAAALSNGLVLICFLGSADIRGQVPGLFTLNLTLCNLLLTAINMPLTLVGAARGQPPGGDGLCRAVGFLETFLSSNCMLSMAALSIDRWVAVVFPLSYQSKMRHQDAAAILLYSWLHSLCFPAAALSLSWLGYQPSYASCTLRSSPGQDSSFLAFMVLYHLLSFFLSFLVMCVTYLQVLKVARSHCRRIDVITMQTLVLLVDLHPRLVEISSSTTISSQWGIISRCLAYSKALTDPFVYCLTRNQYKNCCREMVNKLLKRSSGNTVQRANSYVGNMLPTASN from the exons ATGGAGCTCTGGGGGGTCCTGGGCTGCTCCCTGATGGTGCTGGTGCTGGTGGCTGCGGCGCTGTCCAATGGGCTGGTGCTGATCTGCTTCCTGGGCTCCGCTGACATCCGCGGGCAGGTGCCCGGACTCTTCACCCTCAACCTGACCCTGTGCAACCTGCTGCTCACCGCCATCAACATGCCCCTGACCCTGGTGGGGGCGGCGCGGGGGCAGCCGCCCGGGGGTGACGGGCTGTGCCGGGCGGTGGGCTTCCTGGAAACTTTCCTGAGCAGTAACTGCATGCTGAGCATGGCCGCCCTGAGCATAGACCGCTGGGTGGCCGTGGTCTTCCCTCTCAGCTACCAGTCCAAGATGAGGCACCAGGACGCGGCCGCCATCCTGCTCTACTCCTGGCTGCACTCCCTGTGCTTCCCCGCCGCCGCCCTCAGCCTGTCCTGGCTGGGCTACCAGCCCTCCTACGCCTCGTGCACCCTCCGGAGCAGCCCCGGGCAGGACAGCTCCTTCCTGGCCTTCATGGTCCTCTACCACCTCCTCAGCTTCTTCCTGTCCTTCCTGGTCATGTGTGTCACCTACCTGCAGGTGCTCAAGGTGGCCCGATCCCATTGTAGAAGGATCGATGTCATCACCATGCAAACCCTGGTCCTGCTGGTGGATCTGCACCCCAG GCTGGTTGAGATCTCCTCTTCCACCACCATCAGTTCTCAGTGGGGTATCATCAGCCGGTGTTTGGCCTACAGCAAAGCTCTGACAGACCCATTTGTCTACTGTCTGACCCGGAACCAATATAAAAACTGCTGCCGGGAAATGGTCAACAAACTCCTGAAACGTAGCTCCGGCAACACGGTACAAAGAGCCAACTCTTACGTAGGAAACATGCTGCCAACAGCCTCTAATTGA